One Rubidibacter lacunae KORDI 51-2 genomic window, CGGCCGTTCAGAGCCACCTTTAGGTGTAGCAGGCTGGAGACATCGCAGCTATTTGGCGATCGTCCAGAATGGAAAGTCCTGGCTGGGATTGATCGTCACGCCGTCAATGCCTTTGCGAGCAAACGCGTAATCTTTACTCTGCCACAATGGGATATATGGTACCTCTTCAGCCAAGATCGCTTGAATTTCGGCAAAAAGTTCTTGGCGCGCAACTGGATCTTGGCTCCCTCGCTGTTGCTCGATCAACTGATTGACGCGATCGCTATAGAAAAACGAGCCTTGCGATTGAGCAGCCCCTTCAATACAGCCGTCTGCGTCCGATCCGTTATTGCAGTAGAGAAATGGCTGCACGTAGTTGTCGGCGTCGAGAAAATCGGGATACCAATCGACTAAAAACGTCGGGTAGATGCCCTTCGAAATGTTGCTAAAGGCTGTCGCCGACTCGACACTGCGCGGCTCGAATTGCAACAGTCCGCTGAGTTCTCGGTCGGCATAGGCCTTGAGTGTTGTCGCAACCGAGCTGCGAATAGTCGAGCCTGATGGGTGCCAAACCTCAATTTGCACGGGATTCTTGGTTGAGAACCCTTCTGCTTCCAGCAGCGCGCGCGCGCGTTCGACGTCCCCGTCACCGTAAACTTCTTCGAACACCGGCTCGTAAGCAGGGAATGCGGAGGGTACGAGACTGTAAATCGGTTCGCCCAACCCTTGCAAGACGCGTTCGACGATCAGCGGTCGGTCCACAAGCGCCGCGATCGCTTGCCTTACTTCCTTGCGATCGAGTGGCGGTTGGTTGCGGTTCAGCACCATATAGTTCAACACCGTGCCAGGAGCTGCTATCGCCTGCCATTGCCCGGCATCTGCGCCGCTCAGCAGCGTAGCGATCTGACTGGCGTCAAAGGTTTGATAGGCAATGTCGACATCGCCGGTACGAAAGGCGTTAAATAGGTTTGCGGAGTTACTGGCGTAGATCTGGATATCCACGCCCTCATTAGCCGGGCGATCGCCCCAGTAATCGGGGAATGGCTCGAGACGAAGGGAGTCGCTAGCGAACTCGGCCAGTCGATAGGGTCCAGTTCCAACGAAGACATTGGGGGTGAACTCGCCCGCCCCGATTGTGTAAGCTTGCGGTGAAACCGCGCATGTGCCTGGAAATGCTAGGAGCGCCGGAAATGCAGCAAACGGTTGCGAAAGCTGCACGGTCAATTCGTATTCGCCAGTTGCTTCTACTGATTCGACGATATCAGCGAGCAGGAAAGCCGGCTTACCGCCGTTTTCGATAAATCGCTGCAGTGAAAAGGCCATTGCTGCCGCATTAAACGGTTCTCCGTCATGGAAAGTAACTCCTTCGCGTACGGAAATGACGTACGTTTTGCCGTCGGGGCTGATGGTGGGAAATTTTGTGGCAAGTTGCGGCTTGAGTTCGGTTGTCCCCAAATCGTAAGTGTAGAGGCTGTCACCGAGGTTGTAGAGTACTCCCAATCCAGCCAACTCGTAGATGTCCGCTGGGTCGAGAGTGCGCGGTTTAAGCGTCGTTCCAATCACGACGCGCTGGCTGGTTGCCGGATCCTCACTGCCGCTGCCATCTGTTTCGGTTGGCGGGCGATTGCAGCTGGCAGCGAGAACGGCGCACAAACAAAATAGACCGACGTATACAGTGAATCGGCGCAGAAGGGCAGAAGACAATCCGGTCATAGCTTTCGCTTGCAGGATAGGGTTTTGGCAACAATTTCAAATGAACGGGTACGGAGCGGCCATTGCGTTCAGCCCCCGCATTGCCCGAGCAGATGCATTAATAGCAAACGGGCTTCACCGTGTGCAAGGGCTTGAAATATATATCATGTTCGATCGGTCGCGTGCTGAGGGAGTGTTGCGGTAACACTAGCGGCACCGGTCGCTAGGCTTGAGCAGTGAACCGTTCAAGATTGACCGGTACCCGGAGGAACGGGCAAC contains:
- a CDS encoding ABC transporter substrate-binding protein → MTGLSSALLRRFTVYVGLFCLCAVLAASCNRPPTETDGSGSEDPATSQRVVIGTTLKPRTLDPADIYELAGLGVLYNLGDSLYTYDLGTTELKPQLATKFPTISPDGKTYVISVREGVTFHDGEPFNAAAMAFSLQRFIENGGKPAFLLADIVESVEATGEYELTVQLSQPFAAFPALLAFPGTCAVSPQAYTIGAGEFTPNVFVGTGPYRLAEFASDSLRLEPFPDYWGDRPANEGVDIQIYASNSANLFNAFRTGDVDIAYQTFDASQIATLLSGADAGQWQAIAAPGTVLNYMVLNRNQPPLDRKEVRQAIAALVDRPLIVERVLQGLGEPIYSLVPSAFPAYEPVFEEVYGDGDVERARALLEAEGFSTKNPVQIEVWHPSGSTIRSSVATTLKAYADRELSGLLQFEPRSVESATAFSNISKGIYPTFLVDWYPDFLDADNYVQPFLYCNNGSDADGCIEGAAQSQGSFFYSDRVNQLIEQQRGSQDPVARQELFAEIQAILAEEVPYIPLWQSKDYAFARKGIDGVTINPSQDFPFWTIAK